Part of the Equus asinus isolate D_3611 breed Donkey chromosome 11, EquAss-T2T_v2, whole genome shotgun sequence genome is shown below.
tttcttgttttgtttgttctcttGGTTTGGTGACATCCATTCAGCACCTTGCTTGCTCCTCTGAGCTGCTTTGAACCTTGATGCATGGCGACAGCGCACCAGAACGGTGACGAAGATCACAACTATGACCACCATGGCGCCGGCGACAATGGCGATCATGATGGTGAGATAGTCCTCATTTTGATAGGGTTGGCTACTATCCCCTATGTTCCTGTCCAATGGGGTCTCCATAGTCCTGCGAATCAAGTCATAGATATAGGAGGCATTTCCAGCAGTGTCATTAACATAAAGAAATACAAGCACAAGTGTGTGCAAAGACTTAGGGTATCCCAGGTCACTTATGTTGACCACCAAACGGTGCAAGCCCACATCAGTAGGGGCTGGTTTTTCTTCCAGAGTAATGTTACCTGTGACTGGGTCAATCCGAAACAAGCCTTTATTGTTCCCACTCACGATTGTATACTTAAGTTCAGCGTTCATCCCAGTGTCAATATCCACTGCAAAAACTTCTGCTACCACGGAGCCAGGAATGGCTGAGAGGGGCACCAACTTAAAGGAAGTGTTAGACGGTGGAGAAATGACAACTGGGCTATTGTCATTGACATCCATGACATTGATAGTTACTTTTGCAGTAGAGGAACGAGGTGGTTGTCCTCCATCAGTGGCTTTGACATCAAAAGTGTAGGAACTCTGCTGCTCTCTATCAAATGAGACATTTGACTTTATGACTCCGGAATAGGGATCCAACACAAAATTATCATTGTCATTTAGAATGGAAAGAGTCACAGCTTTATTCTCTCCAGCATCTGCATCTGTCACTGTGATTACCCCCACAGTACTATACTTTGGCAGATTCTCAGacacaaaaaattgaaaatgattaTGAGTAAACTTGGGGCTATTGTCATTCTCATCCAGAACAGTGACTATCACAGCCGCTTGGCTTTGAAGGGGAGGGGTCCCATTGTCCCGGGCAGTTACTGTAAAAATGAATCGCTCTTGTTCTTCTCTGTCAAAGACTCTGGAGGCTGTCAAAACTCCTGTCTTTCGGTCCAGATCAAAGAAGGAGGCATTCGGTCCAAGCTGATAAACAATGTCTGCATTTTTCCCACTGTCTTCATCTGTGGCACTAATAGTCGTTAAGTATAACCCACGTCGGTTGTTTTCAGAAACTGACAGCTCAATTACAGGCTGGTTGAAAATTGGTGGGTTGTCATTTTCGTCCTCAAGCTTAACCCTTACCAGGGCAGTCTGATTTAAACTGGGCTTCCCAGAATCAGAGGCAACAATTTTAAAGCTGAATTCTTTGGTGCCCTCATAGTCCAGCAAAGAAGAGGTCTCTAACAAATACTGGTTGTCGTATACTGCCTTCAAATGAAATGGGACCTCTCTTTCAATAAAACAGATCACTTTGCCATTCACATCTGTGTCCTTATCTGAAACTGTAATTAGGGCAATCTTTGTATTGACAGGATCTTTCTCAGATAAATACACTGTGCCATTGATGGGACTTATAATGTACCTTAGGTCTATGTTAGGAGGGTTATCATTTACATCAGTGACATTGATGGTAACCGTTGCTCGAGCGGGAGTGGAGCTGCCATCACTAGCCAGCACTGTCACTTTGTGAATGGCAGTCTCCTCTCGATCTAAGGACCTCTGAACGGTAATCAGCCCGGTAGTATTATTTAAAGCAAAGAGTCTTTTGGTTGCAGGGGCGACCTGGGCACCAAAAATGTACCGAATTTCAGCATTACTGCCTATATCTGCATCAGTGGCATGGAGCTGAATTACAGAGGTGCCTACAGGAGCATTCTCTGGAATATGCACCTCCACTTGACCCTCTTTAAACACTGGCCTGTTGTCATTTACATCACTTACTGTGACCTGCAGTATAGCTGTGCTGGATTTCTGTGGAGTGCCTCCATCCTCTACTTTGATTTTCATCACATAGGTATCTTTCTGTTCTCTGTCCAAGTTTTGCTGAACAATCAATTGCGGCCACTTCTCTCCCTCCGGAGTTTCCACGATATCCAGTCCAAAAACACTCTGCCCATTTAACAATTCATAATGCTGTACACCATTGAAGCCTGTGTCAGGATCTGTTGCTGATGGAATTGGAAAGCGGCTGTTGATCAAAGTGTTTTCTGGAATGGAAATATTGATGACAGGAGATGGAAACATGGGGGCATTATCATTGGTATCcttaacaattatttttattttgatcagCCTGAAAAAATCATTGGGGAGGATCACCACCTCAAGTTCAAAGAAACACTCATTCTCCTCAGCATAAGAGGCGCCCGCACAGAGTTTTTCTCTGTCTATTCTATTGGAGGTTGTGAAAATTTCCCCAGTGCTACTGGATACTTTCACCAAAGGGGCGTCCCCAGCTTTAGAAACCAGTCTGTAGACAAGGCTGGCACTGGTCCCTGTGGCAGCATTGATGTGAGAAATGTTCAGATCCTTTGGTATGTTTCCTATGGGCACATTTTCAGGCAATTCCTCTCTAATAGTGTAAATAAGTTCTTGAGCTATTGCGGAATCCAGCCTTAAACAGGCAATCAGAGCAGCCAACAGGTAAAAATCCCTCAGGTCCAtgataatgtatttattttcttttcctggattTTAGGGTTTAAAGGTTCCCACTGAGGAATGATGCACGAATGGCAAGAGGAAGCGTGCATGGACGGGAGGATGCATTACATCTCATCGCTTATTTGGAGACAGCCACTGTCAACACAATCGTACAGACAATATTATTCTTCAGTAAACAAAAACACACAGTCACGAAATATCACAACACATTTTCCACTACACATTAGTAAACATGGCAGTTTGCTCTGCTACTGTTTGCAAGTTAACTCTGGGgataaaaaaaaacactgaatatCCCCTGCTTGTTGCATTTgctcagagaaaatgaaattatctACTTTTGAATTAAGGACAGCTGCTATTTTTACCTGTATTCGCCCACACTGTTTTGCAGGATACTGTTTAATTCAAAACATGCATTCTtgttctcctcttcccctcccccggCTTAGCCGCCTCCTGGCTTCTAACCCATCTCCCTTAGTTTTTTTAGGTGCAAGTGAAAAACACTAAGTATTTAGCTATGGTTCCCGCTAATTGCTTTGTCACATGTCAAATGTGATGTGTTTTCTTCTCTGCCACACTGAGTCATCTCTTTCTtctgaaaagactatctttttctttcctcccagtTCTTCAACTGCCTTCTAGTACAATCTTACTGGGAAACAAGCATCCGGACATGCTACTGCAGCATCAGAAGCAATAGTCACCGGCCACTACATATCCTCATTGCCTAAAAGCACAATACCAAGACTTCAAATTTCTTACCCAGACCTTGCTCTCATTTCTCCATATTGTCAAATTATccctattagaattaataaacacattaaaacttttaaaaacgtAGAATAATATATGATTCCTTCTCCTAGAGGTGGAAGAGAGTGTCGAGATGTAAATGAAACGCAGCTAACATTTCCATGTAACAGCACAATATTTTATACTGagtataaagaggaaaaaaaggcagtTTCTTAACCCTGATCTCTGGTTAAAATATAAGTAACATCTGCCACACATAAATACTGCAAACCAATGATGCAGGTAAAAAGGCTGCTGCTTAGATGCTCCCCTAACTGCAATTTAAATGGGTGCAAGCCTCCAGGCAGCTACCTACTTGAGTAGAACTGGTCAGTTCCCAAGCTCTAATCTTATCTGCATTAGGCTGCACGGTAGCTGATGCCCGCGATTAGTTCCGGCAGAGTGATGCAGGTAGGGATGCAGATACAGCCGAGTAGGTGAGCTCTGCCCCAACCGTCTACCCAATTACAAACATCCTTCGTCTCCACTGAGGACATCTCTAAACACAGAATTTACAATTGTGCATGCAAAACTTTACACTTACGTTAGTTGCCTCAACCTTTCCCCTTTGCCGGTATGCTGCAGTTAGCAATGATTTGTTCCAACACATAGAAAGCCATGCATCTGGTAGCACCAGTTTGGGGAGAAATCAGAAGCAGCAAAACGTTTCCTCCTTGTAAAATGTGTTGCTTCGGGCTGGCAAATTAGCAACTCCAGAGAACAAATTCACAGATTTGTCGTTAGTCATTCTCTCCACATTTCGTCTCTATTACCCACGGGGTCTGGGCTCTTCTGGtatttaacacacacacaacatccAGTTGCACTTCGTCAGCTTAGGGGTATTTTCCACAGCGTCAAGCATATCATTTCCCTCCGATGTTAATATCGCTTAAGTCTCTAACTTCTTGCAGGAAACGTCAGAGTTGGGGTGATGGTGATTCTCTGTCTGCTGTCCGGGGCGACAGTTGCCCCCAAAATTCCTAATTGGTTATCTCTTTCGTGCTTCAGAGACTCTAAGGCGCTCCTTCCTGTCTTGCatgctctccttctctctcccttctcctctgcccctctctcgttctccctct
Proteins encoded:
- the PCDH9 gene encoding protocadherin-9 isoform X8; its protein translation is MDLRDFYLLAALIACLRLDSAIAQELIYTIREELPENVPIGNIPKDLNISHINAATGTSASLVYRLVSKAGDAPLVKVSSSTGEIFTTSNRIDREKLCAGASYAEENECFFELEVVILPNDFFRLIKIKIIVKDTNDNAPMFPSPVINISIPENTLINSRFPIPSATDPDTGFNGVQHYELLNGQSVFGLDIVETPEGEKWPQLIVQQNLDREQKDTYVMKIKVEDGGTPQKSSTAILQVTVSDVNDNRPVFKEGQVEVHIPENAPVGTSVIQLHATDADIGSNAEIRYIFGAQVAPATKRLFALNNTTGLITVQRSLDREETAIHKVTVLASDGSSTPARATVTINVTDVNDNPPNIDLRYIISPINGTVYLSEKDPVNTKIALITVSDKDTDVNGKVICFIEREVPFHLKAVYDNQYLLETSSLLDYEGTKEFSFKIVASDSGKPSLNQTALVRVKLEDENDNPPIFNQPVIELSVSENNRRGLYLTTISATDEDSGKNADIVYQLGPNASFFDLDRKTGVLTASRVFDREEQERFIFTVTARDNGTPPLQSQAAVIVTVLDENDNSPKFTHNHFQFFVSENLPKYSTVGVITVTDADAGENKAVTLSILNDNDNFVLDPYSGVIKSNVSFDREQQSSYTFDVKATDGGQPPRSSTAKVTINVMDVNDNSPVVISPPSNTSFKLVPLSAIPGSVVAEVFAVDIDTGMNAELKYTIVSGNNKGLFRIDPVTGNITLEEKPAPTDVGLHRLVVNISDLGYPKSLHTLVLVFLYVNDTAGNASYIYDLIRRTMETPLDRNIGDSSQPYQNEDYLTIMIAIVAGAMVVIVVIFVTVLVRCRHASRFKAAQRSKQGAEWMSPNQENKQNKKKKRKKRKSPKSSLLNFVTIEESKPDDAVHEPINGTISLPAELEEQSIGRFDWGPAPPTTFKPNSPDLAKHYKSASPQPAFHLKPDTPVSVKKHHVIQELPLDNTFVGGCDTLSKRSSTSSDHFSASECSSQGGFKTKGPLHTRQCNSHSKSDNIPVTPQKCPSSAGFHIQENEESHYEPQDEFYDQASPDKRTEADGNSDPNSGSYSSIKVWTFTGAGPVAEWLSSCAPLQAAQCFVGSNPGRGHGTAHQTTLRQRPTCHN
- the PCDH9 gene encoding protocadherin-9 isoform X6; this translates as MDLRDFYLLAALIACLRLDSAIAQELIYTIREELPENVPIGNIPKDLNISHINAATGTSASLVYRLVSKAGDAPLVKVSSSTGEIFTTSNRIDREKLCAGASYAEENECFFELEVVILPNDFFRLIKIKIIVKDTNDNAPMFPSPVINISIPENTLINSRFPIPSATDPDTGFNGVQHYELLNGQSVFGLDIVETPEGEKWPQLIVQQNLDREQKDTYVMKIKVEDGGTPQKSSTAILQVTVSDVNDNRPVFKEGQVEVHIPENAPVGTSVIQLHATDADIGSNAEIRYIFGAQVAPATKRLFALNNTTGLITVQRSLDREETAIHKVTVLASDGSSTPARATVTINVTDVNDNPPNIDLRYIISPINGTVYLSEKDPVNTKIALITVSDKDTDVNGKVICFIEREVPFHLKAVYDNQYLLETSSLLDYEGTKEFSFKIVASDSGKPSLNQTALVRVKLEDENDNPPIFNQPVIELSVSENNRRGLYLTTISATDEDSGKNADIVYQLGPNASFFDLDRKTGVLTASRVFDREEQERFIFTVTARDNGTPPLQSQAAVIVTVLDENDNSPKFTHNHFQFFVSENLPKYSTVGVITVTDADAGENKAVTLSILNDNDNFVLDPYSGVIKSNVSFDREQQSSYTFDVKATDGGQPPRSSTAKVTINVMDVNDNSPVVISPPSNTSFKLVPLSAIPGSVVAEVFAVDIDTGMNAELKYTIVSGNNKGLFRIDPVTGNITLEEKPAPTDVGLHRLVVNISDLGYPKSLHTLVLVFLYVNDTAGNASYIYDLIRRTMETPLDRNIGDSSQPYQNEDYLTIMIAIVAGAMVVIVVIFVTVLVRCRHASRFKAAQRSKQGAEWMSPNQENKQNKKKKRKKRKSPKSSLLNFVTIEESKPDDAVHEPINGTISLPAELEEQSIGRFDWGPAPPTTFKPNSPDLAKHYKSASPQPAFHLKPDTPVSVKKHHVIQELPLDNTFVGGCDTLSKRSSTSSDHFSASECSSQGGFKTKGPLHTRQCNSHSKSDNIPVTPQKCPSSAGFHIQENEESHYESQRRVTFHLPDGSQESCSDSGLGDHEPVGSGTLISHPLPLVQPQDEFYDQASPDKRTEADGNSDPNSGSYSSIKVWTFTGAGPVAEWLSSCAPLQAAQCFVGSNPGRGHGTAHQTTLRQRPTCHN